The Sphingomonas sp. NBWT7 nucleotide sequence CTTGCGCGTAAGGTGAATCTCGTCGGTCGCGCGCCGAACGATCCGCCGATCGAGATCGATGGTAAGATCGCCGCGCCGGACGATCGTCGGCGTTTTCTCCGCCATGCCTTGATGACGCAGCGCGACGCGCAGTCGCGCAAGAAGCTCTTCGGTGTCGAACGGTTTGGTCACGAAATCGTCCGCGCCAAGATCAAGCGCTGCGACCTTTTCGTCCACGGCATCGCGCGCGGATATGATCAGGATCACCGCATCGCCCTTTGCACGAAGCAACGGAATGATGCTGAGACCGTCGCGATCGGGAAGGCCGAGGTCGAGAAGGATCGCACCGGGGTTTTCGGCGGCCGCCTGCCGAAGCGCGTCCTTCGCGTCCCCTGCCTCGACCACGGTGTAATCCGCCCGGATCAGCGTGCTACGCAGCAGACGACGGATCGCGGCGTCGTCATCGACCACGAGAACTTTGGCGGGCATGTCAGGTGGCACCTTCGATCATGATATCGCGGACGATCAAGGCCGGTGGAAAAACCAGGGCAAAGGCGGCACCCTTGCTGTCCGGCCGATTGGTTGCCTCGACGATCATTCCCATCGCTTCCGCGAAGGCTTTTACGATGGCGAGCCCCAGTCCGGTGCCGCCGATCGCGCGATCAGACCCTTCCAGTCGCCTGAAAGTCTCGAAAACCTCACTTTCGCGACCTGGCGG carries:
- a CDS encoding response regulator transcription factor, which gives rise to MPAKVLVVDDDAAIRRLLRSTLIRADYTVVEAGDAKDALRQAAAENPGAILLDLGLPDRDGLSIIPLLRAKGDAVILIISARDAVDEKVAALDLGADDFVTKPFDTEELLARLRVALRHQGMAEKTPTIVRRGDLTIDLDRRIVRRATDEIHLTRKEYDVLSLLARHLGRVVTHERVMAACWGANEEPRVEYLRIVIRNLRQKLEMPGPVGSVIANELGVGYRLRAEP